One genomic window of Ruminococcus gauvreauii includes the following:
- a CDS encoding polysaccharide deacetylase family protein has product MKFWNVYKKLQWMLPALMLLAVSVLCLWNAGPNVQEASSEVVEKPKVALTFDDGPHEIYTPQLLDGLAERNVKASFFLLGQQIPGREEIVRRMYEEGHLVGNHAYKHVLLTKLPKAEACEQIQTTCELIRQITGEYPSYIRPPYGEWDDELDCGIPMIPVFWNIDSMDWELKNTNAVLKRVLPCVKEGDIILMHDSYDTTVKAALQIVDELTKLGYEFVTIDEMLCE; this is encoded by the coding sequence ATGAAATTCTGGAATGTTTATAAAAAACTGCAATGGATGCTGCCGGCGCTGATGCTGCTGGCAGTTTCTGTTCTGTGTCTTTGGAATGCCGGGCCGAATGTTCAGGAGGCGTCGTCCGAGGTAGTTGAAAAGCCGAAAGTTGCGTTGACATTTGATGACGGACCTCATGAAATATATACACCGCAGCTGCTTGATGGACTCGCAGAGCGAAATGTAAAGGCCAGTTTTTTTCTGCTGGGACAACAGATACCCGGAAGGGAAGAGATCGTCAGGAGAATGTATGAAGAAGGGCACTTGGTGGGGAATCACGCATACAAGCATGTGCTTCTGACCAAGCTGCCGAAAGCGGAGGCTTGTGAACAGATTCAGACGACATGCGAGCTGATCAGGCAGATCACAGGTGAATATCCTTCATATATCCGGCCGCCTTATGGAGAATGGGACGATGAACTGGACTGTGGGATACCGATGATTCCGGTGTTCTGGAATATTGATTCCATGGACTGGGAGCTGAAAAATACAAATGCCGTGTTAAAACGTGTTTTGCCCTGCGTCAAAGAGGGGGATATTATACTGATGCACGACAGCTATGACACAACTGTCAAAGCAGCGCTGCAGATAGTGGACGAATTGACGAAATTAGGATATGAGTTTGTAACGATCGATGAGATGTTATGTGAATAG
- the rplT gene encoding 50S ribosomal protein L20, with protein sequence MARIKGGLNAKKRHNRTLKLAKGYRGARSKQYRVAKQSVMRALTSSYAGRKQKKRQFRQLWIARINAAARMNGLSYSKFMHGLKLAEVDLNRKVLADMAVNDAAGFATLAALAKSKIA encoded by the coding sequence ATGGCAAGAATTAAAGGCGGCTTAAACGCTAAGAAAAGACATAATAGAACACTGAAACTGGCGAAAGGTTACAGAGGAGCCAGGTCAAAACAGTACAGAGTAGCAAAACAGTCAGTAATGCGGGCTCTTACAAGCTCCTATGCAGGCAGAAAACAGAAGAAACGTCAGTTCAGACAGCTGTGGATCGCGCGTATCAACGCCGCAGCAAGAATGAACGGTTTGTCATACAGCAAGTTTATGCATGGTTTAAAATTAGCTGAAGTGGATCTGAACAGAAAAGTACTGGCAGATATGGCAGTTAATGATGCAGCAGGATTTGCAACTCTTGCAGCACTGGCAAAATCCAAAATCGCATAA
- the rpmI gene encoding 50S ribosomal protein L35 gives MPKIKTSRAAAKRFKKTGTGKLVRNKAYKSHILTKKSQKRKRNLRKPAVTDETNVKNMKKILPYI, from the coding sequence ATGCCAAAAATTAAAACAAGCAGAGCAGCTGCAAAGCGTTTCAAAAAAACAGGTACAGGAAAATTAGTTAGAAATAAAGCTTATAAAAGCCATATCTTAACCAAAAAATCTCAGAAGAGAAAAAGGAACCTGAGAAAACCGGCTGTTACAGATGAGACAAATGTAAAGAACATGAAGAAAATTTTACCTTACATTTAA
- the infC gene encoding translation initiation factor IF-3 — translation MINEQIRDREVRLVGADGEQMGVMSSKEAYNIAVEAGLDLVKIAPTAKPPVCKIVDYGKYKYELTRKEKDARKKQKTVDVKEVRLSPNIDTNDLNTKVNAARKFISKGDKVKVTLRFRGREMAHMYSSKYILDDFAEKLSDIAVIEKAPKVEGRSMTMFLSEKRQ, via the coding sequence ATGATTAATGAGCAGATCCGCGACCGGGAAGTAAGACTGGTTGGAGCGGACGGGGAACAGATGGGAGTTATGTCATCCAAGGAGGCATATAACATTGCGGTGGAAGCCGGATTGGATCTGGTGAAGATTGCGCCGACAGCAAAACCGCCGGTATGCAAGATCGTGGACTATGGCAAGTACAAATATGAACTGACGAGAAAAGAAAAAGATGCCAGAAAGAAACAGAAAACCGTCGACGTTAAGGAAGTTCGCCTGTCTCCGAACATTGATACGAATGATTTGAATACGAAGGTCAATGCAGCCAGAAAGTTTATCTCCAAAGGGGATAAAGTGAAGGTGACTCTGCGCTTCAGAGGACGTGAGATGGCGCATATGTACAGCAGCAAGTATATTCTCGATGATTTTGCGGAGAAGCTGTCTGATATAGCAGTGATAGAAAAGGCACCAAAAGTAGAAGGCAGAAGTATGACGATGTTCTTAAGCGAAAAGCGTCAGTAA
- the uvrB gene encoding excinuclease ABC subunit UvrB: MKGGAGFQLHSEYQPTGDQPQAIDQLVQGFREGNQCQTLLGVTGSGKTFTMANVIQQIQKPTLIIAHNKTLAAQLYSEFKEFFPENAVEYFVSYYDYYQPEAYVPSTDTYIAKDSAINEEIDKLRLSATAALSERRDVIIISSVSCIYGIGSPKDYQNMIISLRPGMEKDRDAVLRELIDIQYDRNDMDFHRGTFRVRGDVVEIFPADATDIAYRVEFFGDEIERITEIDTLTGEILHEMNHVAIFPASHYVVPMDKILASAREIEVELEEQVRFFKSEDKLLEAQRIQERTNFDLEMMKETGFCSGIENYSRYLAGLAPGEAPYTLMDYFEDDYLLIIDESHKTVPQIRGMYAGDQSRKSTLVDYGFRLPSAKDNRPLNFTEFEEHIDQVMFVSATPGEYEADHEMLRAEQIIRPTGLLDPDVEVRPVEGQIDDLVAEVYKEVDKHNKILITTLTKRMAEDLTDYMKNLGIRVKYLHSDIDTLERTEIIRDMRLDVFDVLVGINLLREGLDIPEITLVAILDADKEGFLRSETSLIQTIGRAARNAEGHVIMYADQMTDSMKVAIEETKRRREIQEAYNKEHGITPKTIQKAVRDLISISKEVAKTEKNLAKDPESMSRKELEQLVASLEKQMRAAAADLNFEVAAELRDKMVELKKNLEDIE; the protein is encoded by the coding sequence ATGAAGGGCGGTGCCGGCTTCCAATTACACTCGGAATATCAGCCCACCGGAGACCAGCCGCAGGCTATCGATCAGCTTGTACAGGGGTTCCGGGAAGGAAACCAATGCCAGACACTGCTGGGAGTTACCGGATCCGGCAAGACATTTACGATGGCGAATGTCATCCAGCAGATTCAGAAACCGACGCTGATCATCGCACATAATAAGACCCTCGCAGCGCAGCTCTACAGTGAGTTCAAGGAGTTTTTTCCGGAGAATGCGGTGGAGTATTTTGTCTCCTACTACGATTACTATCAGCCGGAGGCCTATGTTCCCTCTACTGACACGTATATTGCAAAGGATTCCGCCATCAACGAAGAGATCGACAAGCTGCGTCTGTCGGCGACGGCCGCATTGAGTGAACGCCGGGATGTGATCATCATATCCAGTGTATCCTGCATCTACGGTATTGGTAGTCCGAAAGATTACCAGAACATGATCATCTCCCTGCGGCCCGGAATGGAAAAAGACCGTGACGCGGTGCTCAGAGAGCTGATCGACATCCAGTATGACAGGAATGATATGGATTTTCACCGCGGTACGTTCAGAGTCCGGGGGGATGTGGTGGAAATCTTTCCAGCGGATGCGACGGACATTGCATACCGTGTTGAATTTTTCGGAGATGAGATTGAACGGATTACTGAGATTGATACGCTGACGGGTGAAATTCTGCATGAGATGAATCACGTTGCGATCTTTCCTGCATCACATTACGTCGTTCCCATGGATAAAATACTGGCTTCCGCCAGGGAGATAGAAGTTGAGCTGGAAGAGCAGGTCCGTTTCTTTAAGAGTGAAGACAAGCTGCTGGAGGCACAGCGCATACAGGAGCGGACCAACTTCGACCTCGAGATGATGAAGGAAACGGGGTTTTGCTCCGGCATTGAGAATTACTCGCGTTATCTTGCAGGACTCGCACCGGGAGAGGCACCATACACGCTGATGGATTATTTTGAAGACGACTATCTGCTGATCATAGACGAGTCCCATAAGACGGTCCCGCAGATTCGCGGCATGTATGCCGGCGACCAGTCGCGGAAGTCGACGCTGGTGGATTACGGATTTCGCCTGCCTTCGGCGAAAGATAACCGTCCGCTTAATTTTACGGAATTTGAAGAGCATATCGATCAGGTGATGTTTGTATCGGCGACTCCAGGAGAATATGAAGCAGATCATGAGATGCTGCGGGCTGAACAGATCATCCGGCCGACCGGGCTTCTGGACCCGGATGTCGAAGTGCGTCCGGTGGAGGGGCAGATCGATGACCTGGTAGCTGAGGTCTATAAAGAAGTGGACAAACATAATAAAATTCTGATAACCACACTGACGAAGCGTATGGCGGAAGATCTGACAGATTATATGAAGAATCTCGGCATTCGGGTCAAGTACCTTCACTCTGATATCGATACTCTGGAGCGGACGGAGATCATCCGTGATATGCGCCTCGATGTGTTCGACGTACTTGTGGGAATCAACCTTCTGAGAGAGGGGCTGGATATCCCGGAAATCACTCTGGTGGCGATACTGGATGCGGATAAAGAAGGATTTCTGCGCTCCGAGACATCGCTGATTCAGACAATCGGGCGGGCGGCCAGAAATGCGGAAGGCCATGTCATCATGTATGCCGACCAGATGACAGATTCTATGAAAGTGGCGATTGAGGAGACAAAACGCCGTCGGGAGATACAGGAGGCATATAACAAAGAACACGGAATCACTCCGAAGACCATTCAGAAAGCGGTGCGTGATCTGATCAGCATCTCCAAAGAAGTGGCAAAGACAGAGAAAAATCTGGCCAAAGATCCGGAGTCTATGAGCAGGAAAGAACTGGAACAGCTGGTTGCGAGCCTGGAAAAACAGATGAGGGCGGCGGCTGCAGATCTGAATTTCGAGGTTGCAGCTGAACTGCGTGATAAAATGGTGGAGCTGAAGAAAAACCTGGAAGATATCGAATAA
- a CDS encoding phospholipase D-like domain-containing protein, whose protein sequence is MKHKRIMTGVLIILFIIIYISLVCVPYRKQEGAAAKTRDSFDASDFYSDHICQDRAAILFQNDEALEERIRLISNASESIILSTFDFKADNSGKMMLAALYDAAMRGVEVQILLDGFSYFIHAMGDPCFKALGILENVTIKVYNPINILKPTKLMARMHDKYLIADNTAYILGGRNTFDYFLGNDTDYKNYDWDVLVYNAGGGQDSSIEQVKTYFQSVWELDVCKIVMDSMSVISKDRITESGGELLELYKDMQSEHSGWFERPDYVKMTTETNKIRLISNPIQAAVKEPVLFYTLTELMIQSSEKTVFHTPYILCNDYMTERLTELGNVNDSVWMMTNSAPNNGNPFGAVDYLIHKEEIVDTGIHIMEYDAGVSYHGKCFTIGDRLTGIGSFNWDMRSAYIDTELMLVIDSKSLNTSMRKYMETYEDAALIVRDETSYSLKRGQVLQKISPKRLEKIRLLWPLDGWFRHLM, encoded by the coding sequence ATGAAACATAAGAGGATTATGACGGGGGTTCTGATCATATTGTTCATCATAATATATATTTCCCTCGTATGTGTTCCCTACCGGAAGCAGGAAGGGGCTGCGGCGAAGACGAGAGACAGCTTTGATGCCTCTGATTTCTACAGTGATCACATTTGTCAGGATCGTGCTGCGATTCTGTTTCAGAATGACGAGGCATTGGAAGAGAGGATTCGGTTAATTTCCAACGCTTCTGAAAGCATCATATTATCGACATTTGATTTTAAAGCTGACAACAGCGGGAAGATGATGCTGGCAGCTTTATACGACGCTGCGATGAGAGGAGTGGAGGTTCAGATTCTGCTGGACGGTTTTTCGTATTTTATACATGCGATGGGTGATCCCTGTTTCAAAGCGCTGGGCATCCTCGAGAATGTCACCATCAAAGTGTATAATCCGATTAATATCCTGAAGCCGACGAAACTGATGGCACGTATGCATGATAAATATCTGATTGCAGATAATACCGCATATATTCTGGGAGGACGAAATACCTTTGATTATTTTCTGGGAAATGATACGGATTATAAAAACTATGACTGGGATGTTCTGGTGTACAATGCGGGCGGCGGGCAGGATTCTTCCATTGAACAGGTAAAAACATATTTTCAGTCAGTCTGGGAACTTGATGTATGCAAAATTGTAATGGATTCAATGTCAGTAATCTCGAAGGACAGAATCACAGAGAGCGGGGGGGAACTGCTGGAGCTGTACAAAGATATGCAGTCAGAGCACAGCGGATGGTTTGAGCGGCCAGATTATGTGAAAATGACAACGGAGACGAACAAAATCCGGCTGATTTCAAATCCAATTCAGGCAGCGGTAAAAGAACCGGTTTTGTTCTATACGCTGACGGAGCTGATGATACAGTCTTCAGAGAAAACAGTATTTCACACGCCCTATATATTGTGCAACGATTATATGACAGAAAGACTGACAGAACTCGGCAATGTCAATGACAGTGTATGGATGATGACTAACTCGGCACCCAATAACGGCAATCCGTTTGGAGCCGTTGATTACCTGATTCATAAAGAGGAAATCGTTGATACCGGCATCCATATTATGGAATACGATGCAGGCGTATCATATCATGGTAAATGCTTCACGATCGGAGACAGGCTGACGGGAATCGGATCGTTTAACTGGGATATGAGGAGTGCATATATTGATACGGAACTGATGCTGGTGATCGACAGCAAATCTTTAAACACGAGTATGCGCAAATATATGGAAACGTATGAAGACGCAGCGCTCATTGTGCGCGATGAGACGTCATACAGCCTGAAGCGGGGACAGGTTCTGCAGAAGATCAGTCCGAAACGTCTGGAGAAAATCAGACTGCTGTGGCCGCTGGATGGGTGGTTTCGGCATTTGATGTGA
- a CDS encoding Hpt domain-containing protein, which produces MEQNPRTILQDAGIDYDAAVARFSGNSGLYLRFLHKFLQDENMELFTCSMREEHYEDALLAAHTLKGVAGNLGLTRLFDLCSQIVVDLRSDNTAQAQKLFPSAKEAYDAAVAAIGSTMEI; this is translated from the coding sequence ATGGAGCAAAACCCGAGAACCATTCTCCAGGATGCTGGTATTGACTATGATGCTGCTGTTGCCCGTTTTTCCGGAAACAGCGGTCTTTATCTTCGATTTTTGCACAAATTTCTACAGGATGAGAACATGGAGCTTTTCACCTGTTCCATGAGAGAAGAACACTATGAGGATGCGCTGCTTGCTGCTCATACTCTTAAGGGAGTTGCCGGAAATCTCGGACTGACCCGGCTGTTCGACCTCTGCTCTCAGATTGTTGTTGATCTGCGTTCAGACAATACTGCTCAGGCTCAGAAATTATTCCCCAGTGCAAAAGAAGCATACGACGCGGCAGTGGCTGCTATCGGCAGTACCATGGAGATTTAG
- a CDS encoding HD domain-containing phosphohydrolase, with translation MKNRDTILIVDDIEINRAILCSLFEHDFRLLEAENGEQALALARKYHEHMAIILLDLNMPVKDGYQLMTELKEEGLLSRLPVIIITAEDSSENEVKAFDLGASDIIMKPFEPHVVKRRVQNVIELNHRKLYQEQIIEEQAAKLRESNTVMVDALSSIIEYRSLETGQHIQRIRLFTRTLLQEVSRQYPDEGLNSKNIDIIASASSMHDIGKIAIPDSILNKPGRLTNEEFEVMKTHTSKGCEMLKTLKRVGDEEYLQYAYNICRYHHERWDGKGYPDGLKTDEIPVCAQVVGIADCYDALTMDRVYRKALPEEQAFHMIRNGECGTFSPRLLESFRKVRSEFARLAAEYADYQN, from the coding sequence ATGAAAAACAGAGATACGATTTTAATTGTAGATGATATCGAAATCAACCGTGCGATCCTCTGCAGCCTCTTTGAACATGATTTCCGCCTTCTGGAGGCAGAAAACGGCGAACAGGCATTGGCGCTTGCCCGCAAATATCACGAACACATGGCGATCATACTGCTGGATCTGAATATGCCGGTCAAAGACGGTTACCAGCTGATGACAGAACTGAAGGAGGAAGGTCTTCTTTCCAGACTACCCGTAATCATCATAACAGCGGAAGACTCTTCGGAAAATGAAGTGAAGGCATTTGATCTGGGTGCTTCCGATATCATCATGAAGCCTTTCGAACCACATGTGGTAAAGCGCCGCGTACAGAACGTGATTGAGCTGAATCACCGCAAACTTTATCAGGAACAGATTATCGAAGAACAGGCTGCAAAACTGCGAGAATCTAATACGGTCATGGTAGATGCACTCTCATCTATCATCGAGTACCGAAGCCTGGAGACCGGGCAGCACATTCAGCGAATCCGCCTGTTTACAAGAACGCTTCTGCAGGAGGTTTCCAGACAGTACCCGGACGAAGGTCTGAATTCCAAAAACATTGATATCATCGCCAGCGCCTCTTCCATGCATGACATCGGCAAAATTGCCATACCGGATTCTATTCTGAACAAGCCCGGCCGGCTGACGAACGAAGAATTCGAAGTCATGAAGACACATACCTCAAAGGGCTGCGAGATGCTCAAAACCCTGAAACGTGTCGGCGATGAGGAGTATCTGCAATATGCGTACAATATCTGCCGCTATCATCATGAACGCTGGGACGGAAAAGGATATCCCGACGGGCTGAAGACTGATGAAATTCCGGTCTGCGCCCAGGTTGTGGGAATCGCAGACTGCTATGATGCCCTTACGATGGATCGCGTTTACAGAAAGGCCCTCCCGGAAGAGCAGGCGTTTCACATGATCCGAAACGGTGAATGCGGTACTTTTTCACCAAGGCTTTTGGAAAGCTTCCGAAAGGTACGTTCTGAATTTGCCCGCCTTGCAGCTGAGTATGCAGATTACCAAAACTAA
- a CDS encoding sporulation initiation factor Spo0A C-terminal domain-containing protein, translating into MEVDRIEGLKTGEVLLTLTENSCSLGAAQGYETCCFACDVHSRHGCSKSELAWRGKAGQLLRAFGVPVHTKGYVYLCQAVSMAAANTEETIWVTKEIYPAIAKRERATAAGVERAIRYAVTGIWDHGNWKLYSSITQTLAVSKPTNGQFILQVARYLHEGMRM; encoded by the coding sequence ATGGAAGTTGATAGGATTGAAGGGTTAAAAACAGGAGAGGTGCTTCTTACACTGACTGAGAATTCATGCAGTTTAGGCGCGGCACAGGGGTATGAGACGTGCTGTTTTGCGTGTGATGTGCACAGCAGACATGGGTGCAGCAAAAGCGAGCTGGCATGGAGGGGAAAGGCTGGGCAGCTGTTGCGTGCGTTTGGTGTGCCTGTACATACGAAGGGATATGTGTATTTGTGCCAGGCAGTCAGCATGGCGGCAGCGAACACGGAGGAGACGATATGGGTCACGAAAGAGATCTACCCGGCCATCGCGAAGCGGGAGCGTGCGACGGCAGCAGGAGTCGAACGGGCCATCAGATATGCAGTTACAGGAATCTGGGATCATGGCAACTGGAAACTTTACAGCAGCATCACACAGACTCTGGCAGTCAGCAAACCAACCAACGGACAATTTATACTTCAGGTTGCCAGATATCTGCATGAAGGGATGAGAATGTAA
- a CDS encoding DegV family protein: MQKFVITTDNMADLPEAYYGEHQIPYMYLPYTMDGATYRKENELKSSDFYNRMRNGSMPTTSQVNSEDAKELWKPFMEDGYDILHIAFSSGLSGSYNSCRIAAEEMAEEYPQRKVAVVDSLCASLGEGLLVHLAVQMKENEKSMDEIIEWLEGHKLNLCHMFTVDDLNHLHRGGRVSKMTAVIGTMINIKPVLHVDDEGHLIAVNKVRGRKRSLITLVNMMEERLKDYTGEKSSVFISHGDCLEDAQFVARLVKERFGTEDILINPVGSTIGAHSGPGTVALFFLGSYR, encoded by the coding sequence ATGCAGAAATTTGTGATAACAACGGACAATATGGCCGATTTACCGGAAGCATATTACGGAGAGCATCAGATTCCTTATATGTATCTGCCGTACACAATGGATGGCGCGACTTATCGGAAAGAAAATGAGCTGAAATCCAGTGATTTTTATAACAGAATGAGAAACGGTTCCATGCCTACGACATCGCAGGTCAACTCTGAAGATGCAAAGGAGCTGTGGAAGCCATTCATGGAAGACGGATATGATATTTTGCATATCGCGTTTTCTTCAGGGCTTAGCGGGAGCTACAACAGCTGCCGGATTGCCGCTGAGGAAATGGCGGAAGAGTATCCGCAGAGAAAGGTGGCAGTAGTCGATTCACTGTGTGCGTCGCTTGGAGAAGGACTGCTTGTTCATCTCGCGGTACAGATGAAAGAAAACGAAAAGTCCATGGATGAGATCATCGAGTGGCTGGAAGGCCATAAACTGAATTTGTGCCATATGTTTACGGTGGATGATCTGAATCATCTCCACAGAGGAGGGCGGGTATCCAAGATGACGGCTGTCATCGGTACGATGATCAATATCAAACCCGTTCTTCATGTCGATGACGAGGGCCATCTGATTGCGGTTAACAAGGTGCGAGGCAGAAAGCGTTCACTGATCACACTGGTCAACATGATGGAAGAGCGTCTGAAAGATTACACCGGTGAGAAGAGCAGCGTCTTTATCAGCCACGGCGACTGTCTGGAAGATGCGCAGTTTGTGGCGAGACTGGTCAAAGAACGATTTGGAACAGAGGACATTCTGATTAATCCGGTCGGATCTACCATCGGAGCACATTCAGGTCCGGGTACGGTTGCTCTGTTTTTCCTGGGAAGTTACAGATAA
- a CDS encoding S41 family peptidase — protein MSNNRKNSLECFILGVMVAILVFLMYHFVDTTFLQGRGDTSPESRTARAKVEEIDNLIEQEYLFDTDGDDLSQGMYAGLVDGLGDKYSRYYTKEEYEAVQQSNEGHYEGIGVVMMQDKDSGMVQVAHCYEGSPAAEAGVREGDIIYKIGDTLVADKDLSEVSDAIRDSESDAIHLTVYRQTEKRYIEVDLKKAEVEIPAVSSEMLQDDVGYIVIYQFTAVVPEQFQKACQQLTEQGMGRLIVDLRDNPGGLLTSVCDTLNSFMPEGLLVYTEDKNGNRTEHFSEGKTPLDMPLVVLVNQNSASSAEIFAGAVKDYGVGTLVGTTTYGKGIVQKTFGLNDGSVVKLTVSSYYTPNGINIHGTGIEPDVEIEQPEDAPEDLQLERALELIRKE, from the coding sequence ATGTCGAATAATAGAAAAAACAGCCTGGAATGTTTCATTCTCGGCGTGATGGTCGCGATTCTGGTGTTTCTGATGTATCATTTTGTGGATACGACATTCCTGCAGGGGAGGGGAGACACATCTCCGGAGAGCAGGACAGCCAGAGCGAAAGTCGAGGAGATCGATAATCTTATTGAACAGGAGTATCTGTTTGATACGGACGGTGATGATCTGTCACAGGGAATGTATGCAGGCCTTGTGGACGGACTTGGGGATAAGTATTCCCGCTATTATACAAAGGAAGAGTATGAGGCCGTGCAGCAGAGCAATGAGGGACATTACGAAGGCATCGGCGTCGTGATGATGCAGGATAAGGATTCCGGTATGGTGCAGGTGGCACACTGCTACGAGGGGAGTCCGGCCGCTGAAGCGGGGGTACGGGAAGGTGATATCATCTATAAGATCGGAGATACGCTTGTTGCGGATAAGGACCTGTCTGAGGTTTCGGATGCCATCAGGGACAGTGAGAGTGATGCGATTCACCTGACAGTTTACCGGCAGACGGAAAAAAGATATATAGAAGTTGATCTGAAAAAAGCTGAAGTTGAGATACCTGCAGTCTCCTCTGAGATGCTGCAGGATGACGTCGGCTATATTGTTATCTATCAGTTTACCGCCGTTGTACCGGAACAGTTTCAGAAAGCATGTCAGCAGCTCACGGAGCAGGGAATGGGACGGCTGATCGTAGATCTCAGAGACAATCCGGGAGGACTGTTAACATCTGTGTGTGATACGCTGAACTCATTTATGCCGGAGGGACTCCTCGTATATACCGAGGATAAGAATGGAAACCGCACAGAACATTTCAGCGAGGGGAAAACACCGCTGGATATGCCGCTTGTGGTGCTTGTCAATCAGAACAGCGCAAGCTCTGCGGAGATATTTGCAGGGGCAGTAAAGGACTACGGCGTCGGAACGCTTGTCGGTACTACGACATACGGAAAGGGAATCGTTCAGAAAACATTTGGATTAAATGACGGCAGTGTGGTAAAGCTTACGGTATCCAGTTATTATACGCCAAACGGAATTAACATCCATGGAACGGGGATCGAGCCGGATGTGGAGATAGAACAGCCGGAAGATGCCCCGGAAGATCTGCAGCTGGAAAGAGCGCTGGAGCTGATCCGTAAAGAATAA
- the ftsX gene encoding permease-like cell division protein FtsX, whose amino-acid sequence MRISTIGYSAKQGVVNIGRNIIFSLASIATIAACVFLFGLVFSIVINFNYIVKNVEEGVSITVFFDEDADQATIDAIGEQIKARTEVTEVDYVSAQQAWEEFKKDYFKDAEDAAEGFENDNPLSNAANYVVKVDKIEHQADLITYIEGLSGVKNVNHSEGAANTLTTFNRLLGMISVAIIGILLAVAIFLISNTVSVGIAVRREEIGIMKLIGATNGFVRAPFIIEGLIIGLIGAAIPLLILYFMYNKTIGYILERFNVLTSIVSFLEVRQVFEVLVPAGLILGMGIGLIGSVITIRKHLRV is encoded by the coding sequence ATGCGAATTAGTACGATCGGATACAGTGCAAAGCAGGGCGTTGTCAATATCGGCAGAAATATTATTTTTTCACTTGCTTCCATAGCGACGATAGCAGCCTGTGTTTTTCTGTTTGGACTTGTGTTTTCTATTGTTATCAATTTTAATTATATTGTCAAAAATGTGGAAGAGGGCGTGTCCATCACCGTATTCTTTGACGAGGATGCCGACCAGGCGACGATTGATGCGATTGGAGAACAGATCAAGGCGCGTACGGAGGTCACAGAGGTCGATTACGTCTCTGCACAGCAGGCCTGGGAGGAATTTAAAAAAGATTATTTCAAGGATGCGGAGGATGCCGCAGAAGGATTTGAAAACGACAATCCGCTCAGCAATGCGGCAAACTACGTTGTGAAAGTTGACAAGATAGAACATCAGGCTGATCTGATTACATACATTGAAGGTCTGAGCGGCGTCAAGAATGTCAATCATTCTGAAGGAGCGGCGAATACGCTGACGACGTTTAACCGTCTGCTGGGGATGATCTCTGTTGCAATCATCGGCATACTGCTGGCGGTTGCCATATTCCTTATCAGCAATACGGTATCAGTAGGAATCGCCGTCCGCAGAGAAGAGATCGGCATCATGAAACTGATCGGAGCTACAAACGGATTTGTCCGCGCACCGTTTATCATTGAGGGACTGATCATCGGTCTCATCGGTGCCGCAATACCGCTTCTGATCCTGTATTTTATGTACAATAAGACGATCGGATATATTCTGGAGAGATTCAACGTGCTGACCAGCATTGTTTCATTCCTGGAAGTGCGCCAGGTCTTTGAAGTACTGGTTCCGGCAGGGCTGATTCTTGGAATGGGTATCGGTCTGATCGGAAGTGTGATTACTATTAGGAAACATCTCAGAGTATAA